In Aerosakkonema funiforme FACHB-1375, one DNA window encodes the following:
- a CDS encoding OB-fold-containig protein has protein sequence MLFNPVNLPYWIFLGMGVSLFLLVIFSGGGDDDLDLDADADVDVDADAGSLHFDTDADGNGDFNALQILGWLGFGKAPLILLLATDFSLLGLIGWMLNVAIGNIWGIAPKGFLAGIVALLALVISLFVGSAIARPLGKIFASFGEDASSDRIIGCIGTVSSASIPVENQGKIGQVDAIDSARNLVTISAALPEWAKIIPCRGQKVLVIDRLPQYYLVIVNESSDLDHWLETSTKNNRKVK, from the coding sequence ATGCTGTTTAACCCAGTCAACCTACCTTACTGGATTTTCCTGGGAATGGGAGTCTCGTTGTTCCTGTTAGTCATTTTTTCCGGTGGGGGAGACGACGATCTCGATTTAGACGCCGATGCGGATGTCGATGTTGATGCAGATGCGGGTAGTTTGCACTTCGACACAGACGCTGATGGCAACGGTGACTTTAACGCTTTGCAAATACTCGGATGGTTGGGTTTTGGTAAAGCACCGCTAATCTTGTTGCTGGCTACTGATTTTAGTCTTTTAGGACTGATTGGCTGGATGCTCAACGTGGCAATAGGCAACATCTGGGGTATTGCACCCAAAGGTTTTTTGGCAGGAATTGTAGCGCTTTTGGCGCTGGTAATCAGTTTGTTTGTAGGTAGTGCGATCGCTCGACCGCTCGGTAAAATTTTCGCATCTTTTGGGGAAGATGCCAGCAGCGATCGCATTATTGGTTGCATTGGTACGGTTAGTTCCGCCAGTATTCCTGTGGAAAACCAAGGCAAAATCGGTCAGGTAGATGCGATCGATTCAGCTCGCAATCTTGTCACCATCAGTGCCGCATTACCGGAATGGGCAAAAATTATACCTTGCCGAGGTCAAAAAGTATTGGTGATCGATCGGCTGCCTCAATATTATCTCGTCATCGTCAACGAGAGTTCCGATCTAGACCATTGGTTAGAAACTTCAACAAAAAACAACCGAAAAGTTAAGTAG
- a CDS encoding VOC family protein, producing the protein MKLKRLGHVAICVHDIDKAAEFYKNLGMELVWKDADWAYLKAGQDGLALLSPGYDQAGPHFGFVFSEREEMETAYEQLKAQGVQVTRIHEHRDGTASFYGRDLDGNGFEYLYEPVPVAAASKN; encoded by the coding sequence ATGAAGCTGAAACGACTGGGGCACGTCGCTATTTGCGTGCATGATATTGACAAAGCAGCTGAGTTCTACAAAAACTTGGGCATGGAGTTAGTCTGGAAAGATGCAGACTGGGCTTATCTCAAAGCTGGACAAGATGGTTTGGCGCTGTTGAGTCCGGGTTACGATCAAGCAGGGCCGCATTTTGGCTTTGTTTTCAGCGAGCGTGAGGAAATGGAAACTGCCTACGAACAGCTGAAAGCCCAAGGAGTTCAAGTCACCCGTATTCACGAACATCGCGATGGCACCGCCTCTTTCTACGGTCGCGATCTCGATGGTAATGGTTTTGAGTATCTTTACGAACCAGTACCTGTTGCTGCTGCTAGCAAGAATTAG
- a CDS encoding restriction endonuclease subunit S — MPIPPEITALVEQLNQELNQIEQEATTGLTLTRTILDRFPENARLIQFFVSFSSAMLFVETQRRRIRSIVENLSATETNTEEEIQEAGEDLAGELGRVLETKMLVNNLKNRLENLQ, encoded by the coding sequence ATGCCTATTCCACCAGAAATCACTGCTCTTGTCGAGCAATTAAATCAAGAACTTAATCAAATTGAGCAGGAGGCTACCACAGGACTTACCTTAACTAGAACTATCCTCGATCGCTTTCCCGAAAATGCTAGATTAATTCAGTTTTTTGTTTCTTTTAGCAGTGCTATGCTATTTGTTGAGACACAAAGAAGAAGAATTCGCAGTATAGTAGAAAACCTTTCGGCAACCGAGACAAATACAGAGGAGGAAATTCAGGAAGCTGGGGAAGATTTGGCAGGTGAACTGGGTAGAGTATTAGAAACTAAAATGTTAGTTAATAATCTAAAAAATCGGTTGGAGAATTTGCAATGA